One Ricinus communis isolate WT05 ecotype wild-type chromosome 7, ASM1957865v1, whole genome shotgun sequence genomic region harbors:
- the LOC8278152 gene encoding RING-H2 finger protein ATL54, producing the protein MKLDQPKSGKGSVDYCDEDCNPHLNLDGKCNGSCFQICPLVCKYLCVDGNPFPSPPVSKQAPPPRPRPPKPRPEPLPLEPPLVLPNPLYEAGSAAQKHVLTTGMIIMGGFIGAAILVCILATILRARNRISTRSRSLPPIIFATQEDFLDEDQGPQLDHPIWYINTVGLQQSVIDSIAVFKYKKDEGLIEGTECSVCLNEFQEDESLRLLPKCSHAFHIPCIDTWLRSHKNCPLCRAPVISDNFDVQVELPESTSSDLSSTGGSQTENSTNNSGLITISNSVGEDGTDEVRDGDDTNCALPIEDETIGGNSKTGLNFAVLGNHSRVQSDLVDTRLTIKAEMQPVRRSASLDSSSAMAIYSSVGKVIPGKHGENLDIQMVRLKHSKSKNVLKRGSNGNISFRKLMKSSSISHALQKAPIAMKRSFSSSGKSSSSSSRLSRSQDSILPF; encoded by the coding sequence ATGAAGCTTGATCAACCTAAATCCGGTAAGGGTTCCGTTGATTATTGTGATGAAGATTGCAACCCACATTTAAATCTTGATGGGAAATGTAATGGTTCTTGTTTCCAAATCTGTCCTCTTGTTTGTAAGTATCTTTGTGTTGATGGAAATCCTTTTCCTTCGCCGCCTGTATCAAAACAAGCACCACCACCAAGGCCACGGCCACCAAAACCACGACCAGAGCCTCTTCCACTTGAGCCACCGCTAGTTCTGCCGAACCCATTATATGAGGCAGGAAGTGCAGCTCAAAAGCATGTACTCACAACAGGTATGATCATCATGGGTGGCTTCATTGGTGCTGCAATTCTTGTTTGTATCTTAGCTACAATTTTAAGAGCTAGGAATAGAATTTCAACAAGATCGAGAAGTCTACCGCCTATAATTTTTGCTACTCAGGAGGACTTTCTCGATGAAGATCAAGGACCACAACTCGACCATCCTATTTGGTATATCAACACAGTCGGTCTTCAACAATCTGTTATCGATTCGATCGcagtttttaaatataaaaaagatgaaGGGTTGATAGAAGGAACAGAGTGCTCTGTTTGCTTAAATGAGTTCCAAGAAGACGAGAGTCTCAGGCTCTTGCCAAAGTGTAGCCATGCTTTTCACATACCCTGTATTGATACTTGGTTAAGATCACACAAGAATTGCCCTTTATGTCGTGCCCCTGTAATATCCGATAACTTTGATGTTCAAGTGGAGTTACCGGAATCTACATCGAGTGACTTGAGCTCAACTGGAGGATCACAGACGGAGAATTCTACAAATAATAGTGGGTTGATAACGATAAGCAATTCAGTTGGAGAAGATGGTACTGATGAAGTGAGAGATGGAGATGATACGAACTGCGCATTACCAATTGAAGATGAAACAATTGGTGGAAACTCGAAAACGGGTTTGAATTTCGCTGTTTTGGGGAATCATTCTCGAGTACAAAGTGATTTAGTTGACACCAGACTGACAATAAAGGCCGAAATGCAACCTGTGAGGAGGTCTGCTTCGTTGGATTCCTCTTCTGCTATGGCAATTTATAGTTCTGTAGGTAAAGTTATTCCTGGTAAACATGGAGAAAACTTGGATATCCAAATGGTTCGACTAAAGCACTCAAAATCGAAGAATGTTCTGAAGCGGGGAAGCAATGGAAATATAAGTTTCAGGAAGCTGATGAAGAGTTCTTCAATTAGTCATGCATTGCAGAAGGCACCTATTGCAATGAAAAGGTCATTCTCCTCAAGTGGGAAGTCATCATCTTCATCGTCTAGACTTAGCAGAAGCCAAGACTCAATTCTTCCCTTCTGA